In a genomic window of Caloenas nicobarica isolate bCalNic1 chromosome 1, bCalNic1.hap1, whole genome shotgun sequence:
- the CRELD2 gene encoding protein disulfide isomerase CRELD2 encodes MGPGAASHPGRPPLLVALYAALLMLPPALGAGERRRLACSTCRGIVDRFNQGLADTAKKNFGGGNTAWEEKTLSKYESSEIRLVEIIENLCDSSNFECNNMVEEHEEHIEKWWFKLKKKYPDLFKWFCIETIEVCCPAGTYGPDCLACRGGSERPCHGNGRCDGDGTRSGDGSCSCNKEYTGDFCLDCSNGYFSTLRNETHSVCTACHAACKTCTGSSNKDCQDCKEGWIKNEEAACVDLDECAASPCKDHQYCLNTDGSFSCKACDASCVGCTGEGSDKCKTCASGYMKEDEKCTDIDECNLPEKVCVKENQDCVNTSGSYNCVCSEGFEDKDGRCVQTVKTGEEVERETTEPSPTGHDDL; translated from the exons ATGGGGCCCGGCGCCGCGTCTCACCCGGGCCGGCCGCCGCTGCTCGTGGCGCTCTACGCTGCCCTCTTGATGCTGCCGCCTGCCCTGGGCGCCGGCGAGCGGCGGCGCCTGGCGTGTTCCACCTGCCGGGGCATCGTGGACAGGTTCAACCAG GGATTAGCAGATACAGCTAAAAAGAACTTTGGTGGTGGAAACACTGCTTGGGAAGAAAAGACACTGTCAAAATATGAGTCCAG TGAAATTCGTCTTGTAGAGATTATAGAGAATCTGTGTGACAGTAGTAACTTTGAATGTAACAACATGGTAGAAGAGCATGAAGAACATATAGAGAAATGGTGGTTCAAACT aaagaagaaatatccTGATTTGTTTAAGTGGTTTTGCATAGAAACAATAGAAGtttgctgtcctgctggaacttATGGACCAGATTGCCTTg CTTGTCGTGGTGGGTCAGAAAGACCTTGCCATGGAAATGGCCGCTGTGATGGCGATGGTACCCGAAGTGGAGATGGCTCATGTAGCTGTAACAAGGAGTACACAGGAGATTTTTGTTTGGATTGTTCTAATGGTTACTTCAGTACCTTGAGGAATGAGACACATTCTGTTTGTACAG CCTGCCATGCTGCCTGTAAAACTTGTACTGGTTCAAGTAACAAGGACTGCCAAGACTGTAAAGAAGGCTggattaaaaatgaagaagcagCTTGTGTGG ATTTAGATGAGTGTGCTGCCTCTCCTTGCAAAGATCACCAGTATTGTTTGAATACAGATGGATCTTTCTCATGcaaag catGTGATGCCAGCTGTGTAGGTTGCACAGGGGAAGGTTCTGACAAGTGTAAGACCTGCGCATCTGGATACatgaaagaagatgaaaagtgTACAG ATATAGATGAATGTAACCTTCCTGAAAAGGTCTGTGTGAAAGAGAATCAAGACTGTGTTAATACTTCAGGTAGTTACAACTGTGTATGTTCAGAAGGGTTTGAAGATAAGGATGGAAGATGTGTTCAAACTGTAAAAACAG GAGAGGAAGTAGAGAGGGAAACAACTGAGCCTTCACCTACTGGACATGATGACTTATGA